A genomic segment from Oncorhynchus clarkii lewisi isolate Uvic-CL-2024 chromosome 12, UVic_Ocla_1.0, whole genome shotgun sequence encodes:
- the LOC139423230 gene encoding galactosylgalactosylxylosylprotein 3-beta-glucuronosyltransferase 1-like isoform X4: MPKRRDILAIVLIVLPWTLLITVWHQSAITPLLAARKYDRHESRRDSRNTFTLKEPCTSENNKDIVEVVRTEYVYSRQPPWSDVLPTLHVITPTYSRPVQKAELTRLANTFLHVPNLHWILVEDSQRQTLLVTRLLQETGLNYTHLNVETPRNYKLRGDMRDPRIPRGTMQRNLALRWLRETFSPNNSNSQPGIVYFADDDNTYSLDLFEEMRSTRKVSVWPVAFVGGLRYESPKVNTLGKVYGWKTVFDPNRPFAIDMAGFAVNLRLILFKPQAYFKLRGVKGGYQESSLLRELVTLSDLEPKAANCTKVYLDWLQDTDLMKITIQAAKLSSLNHKAHTYSQTHK; encoded by the exons ATGCCGAAGAGACGAGACATTCTGGCCATCGTGTTGATCGTGTTGCCTTGGACGCTACTTATCACTGTTTGGCATCAGAGTGCCATCACCCCTCTGCTAGCTGCTCGAAAGT ATGACAGACATGAGAGTCGGCGAGACTCCCGGAACACCTTCACCCTCAAGGAGCCCTGCACCTCAGAGAACAACAAGGACATTGTGGAGGTTGTGCGCACCGAGTACGTCTACAGCCGCCAGCCGCCCTGGTCTGATGTCCTCCCCACCCTCCACGTCATCACCCCAACCTACAGCCGGCCGGTCCAGAAGGCAGAGCTGACCCGTCTGGCCAACACCTTCCTCCACGTGCCCAACCTGCACTGGATCCTGGTTGAGGACTCTCAGCGACAAACCCTGCTAGTCACCAGGCTCCTTCAGGAAACAGGCCTGAACTACACCCACCTTAATGTGGAGACACCCAGGAACTATAAGCTGCGTGGGGACATGAGGGACCCCAGGATACCCCGGGGAACCATGCAGAGGAACCTGGCTCTGCGCTGGCTTAGAGAGACCTTCAGCCCCAACAACAGCAACAGCCAGCCTGGTATCGTCTACTTTGCAGACGATGATAACACCTATAGTCTGGATCTGTTTGAGGAG ATGCGTTCAACAAGGAAGGTGTCTGTGTGGCCTGTAGCCTTTGTGGGCGGCCTGCGGTACGAGTCCCCTAAAGTCAATACCCTGGGCAAGGTTTACGGCTGGAAGACTGTGTTTGACCCCAACCGACCCTTTGCCATAGACATGGCTGGGTTTGCGGTGAACCTCCGCCTCATTCTCTTTAAGCCTCAGGCCTACTTCAAGCTGCGAGGAGTCAAGGGAGGATACCAGGAGAGCAGCTTACTGCGGGAGCTGGTCACCCTCAGCGACCTGGAGCCCAAGGCTGCTAATTGCACTAAG gtCTATCTTGATTGGTTACAGGACACAGACCTGATGAAGATCACCATTCAGGCAGCAAAGCTCAGCAGCCTTAATCACAaggcacacacatactcacaaacacataaataa
- the LOC139423230 gene encoding galactosylgalactosylxylosylprotein 3-beta-glucuronosyltransferase 1-like isoform X6, whose amino-acid sequence MPKRRDILAIVLIVLPWTLLITVWHQSAITPLLAARKYDRHESRRDSRNTFTLKEPCTSENNKDIVEVVRTEYVYSRQPPWSDVLPTLHVITPTYSRPVQKAELTRLANTFLHVPNLHWILVEDSQRQTLLVTRLLQETGLNYTHLNVETPRNYKLRGDMRDPRIPRGTMQRNLALRWLRETFSPNNSNSQPGIVYFADDDNTYSLDLFEEMRSTRKVSVWPVAFVGGLRYESPKVNTLGKVYGWKTVFDPNRPFAIDMAGFAVNLRLILFKPQAYFKLRGVKGGYQESSLLRELVTLSDLEPKAANCTKVLVWHTRTEKPVLVNEGKKGFTDSNVEI is encoded by the exons ATGCCGAAGAGACGAGACATTCTGGCCATCGTGTTGATCGTGTTGCCTTGGACGCTACTTATCACTGTTTGGCATCAGAGTGCCATCACCCCTCTGCTAGCTGCTCGAAAGT ATGACAGACATGAGAGTCGGCGAGACTCCCGGAACACCTTCACCCTCAAGGAGCCCTGCACCTCAGAGAACAACAAGGACATTGTGGAGGTTGTGCGCACCGAGTACGTCTACAGCCGCCAGCCGCCCTGGTCTGATGTCCTCCCCACCCTCCACGTCATCACCCCAACCTACAGCCGGCCGGTCCAGAAGGCAGAGCTGACCCGTCTGGCCAACACCTTCCTCCACGTGCCCAACCTGCACTGGATCCTGGTTGAGGACTCTCAGCGACAAACCCTGCTAGTCACCAGGCTCCTTCAGGAAACAGGCCTGAACTACACCCACCTTAATGTGGAGACACCCAGGAACTATAAGCTGCGTGGGGACATGAGGGACCCCAGGATACCCCGGGGAACCATGCAGAGGAACCTGGCTCTGCGCTGGCTTAGAGAGACCTTCAGCCCCAACAACAGCAACAGCCAGCCTGGTATCGTCTACTTTGCAGACGATGATAACACCTATAGTCTGGATCTGTTTGAGGAG ATGCGTTCAACAAGGAAGGTGTCTGTGTGGCCTGTAGCCTTTGTGGGCGGCCTGCGGTACGAGTCCCCTAAAGTCAATACCCTGGGCAAGGTTTACGGCTGGAAGACTGTGTTTGACCCCAACCGACCCTTTGCCATAGACATGGCTGGGTTTGCGGTGAACCTCCGCCTCATTCTCTTTAAGCCTCAGGCCTACTTCAAGCTGCGAGGAGTCAAGGGAGGATACCAGGAGAGCAGCTTACTGCGGGAGCTGGTCACCCTCAGCGACCTGGAGCCCAAGGCTGCTAATTGCACTAAG GTACTTGTATGGCACACGAGGACAGAAAAGCCTGTCCTGGTGAACGAGGGAAAGAAAGGATTTACGGACTCCAACGTGGAGATATGA
- the LOC139423230 gene encoding galactosylgalactosylxylosylprotein 3-beta-glucuronosyltransferase 1-like isoform X1, protein MPKRRDILAIVLIVLPWTLLITVWHQSAITPLLAARKCKGHSSNSPCRGFYDDRHESRRDSRNTFTLKEPCTSENNKDIVEVVRTEYVYSRQPPWSDVLPTLHVITPTYSRPVQKAELTRLANTFLHVPNLHWILVEDSQRQTLLVTRLLQETGLNYTHLNVETPRNYKLRGDMRDPRIPRGTMQRNLALRWLRETFSPNNSNSQPGIVYFADDDNTYSLDLFEEMRSTRKVSVWPVAFVGGLRYESPKVNTLGKVYGWKTVFDPNRPFAIDMAGFAVNLRLILFKPQAYFKLRGVKGGYQESSLLRELVTLSDLEPKAANCTKVYLDWLQDTDLMKITIQAAKLSSLNHKAHTYSQTHK, encoded by the exons ATGCCGAAGAGACGAGACATTCTGGCCATCGTGTTGATCGTGTTGCCTTGGACGCTACTTATCACTGTTTGGCATCAGAGTGCCATCACCCCTCTGCTAGCTGCTCGAAAGTGTAAAGGTCATTCCTCAAATTCCCCATGTAGGGGGTTTTATG ATGACAGACATGAGAGTCGGCGAGACTCCCGGAACACCTTCACCCTCAAGGAGCCCTGCACCTCAGAGAACAACAAGGACATTGTGGAGGTTGTGCGCACCGAGTACGTCTACAGCCGCCAGCCGCCCTGGTCTGATGTCCTCCCCACCCTCCACGTCATCACCCCAACCTACAGCCGGCCGGTCCAGAAGGCAGAGCTGACCCGTCTGGCCAACACCTTCCTCCACGTGCCCAACCTGCACTGGATCCTGGTTGAGGACTCTCAGCGACAAACCCTGCTAGTCACCAGGCTCCTTCAGGAAACAGGCCTGAACTACACCCACCTTAATGTGGAGACACCCAGGAACTATAAGCTGCGTGGGGACATGAGGGACCCCAGGATACCCCGGGGAACCATGCAGAGGAACCTGGCTCTGCGCTGGCTTAGAGAGACCTTCAGCCCCAACAACAGCAACAGCCAGCCTGGTATCGTCTACTTTGCAGACGATGATAACACCTATAGTCTGGATCTGTTTGAGGAG ATGCGTTCAACAAGGAAGGTGTCTGTGTGGCCTGTAGCCTTTGTGGGCGGCCTGCGGTACGAGTCCCCTAAAGTCAATACCCTGGGCAAGGTTTACGGCTGGAAGACTGTGTTTGACCCCAACCGACCCTTTGCCATAGACATGGCTGGGTTTGCGGTGAACCTCCGCCTCATTCTCTTTAAGCCTCAGGCCTACTTCAAGCTGCGAGGAGTCAAGGGAGGATACCAGGAGAGCAGCTTACTGCGGGAGCTGGTCACCCTCAGCGACCTGGAGCCCAAGGCTGCTAATTGCACTAAG gtCTATCTTGATTGGTTACAGGACACAGACCTGATGAAGATCACCATTCAGGCAGCAAAGCTCAGCAGCCTTAATCACAaggcacacacatactcacaaacacataaataa
- the LOC139423230 gene encoding galactosylgalactosylxylosylprotein 3-beta-glucuronosyltransferase 1-like isoform X2, whose product MPKRRDILAIVLIVLPWTLLITVWHQSAITPLLAARKCKGHSSNSPCRGFYDDRHESRRDSRNTFTLKEPCTSENNKDIVEVVRTEYVYSRQPPWSDVLPTLHVITPTYSRPVQKAELTRLANTFLHVPNLHWILVEDSQRQTLLVTRLLQETGLNYTHLNVETPRNYKLRGDMRDPRIPRGTMQRNLALRWLRETFSPNNSNSQPGIVYFADDDNTYSLDLFEEMRSTRKVSVWPVAFVGGLRYESPKVNTLGKVYGWKTVFDPNRPFAIDMAGFAVNLRLILFKPQAYFKLRGVKGGYQESSLLRELVTLSDLEPKAANCTKVLVWHTRTEKPVLVNEGKKGFTDSNVEI is encoded by the exons ATGCCGAAGAGACGAGACATTCTGGCCATCGTGTTGATCGTGTTGCCTTGGACGCTACTTATCACTGTTTGGCATCAGAGTGCCATCACCCCTCTGCTAGCTGCTCGAAAGTGTAAAGGTCATTCCTCAAATTCCCCATGTAGGGGGTTTTATG ATGACAGACATGAGAGTCGGCGAGACTCCCGGAACACCTTCACCCTCAAGGAGCCCTGCACCTCAGAGAACAACAAGGACATTGTGGAGGTTGTGCGCACCGAGTACGTCTACAGCCGCCAGCCGCCCTGGTCTGATGTCCTCCCCACCCTCCACGTCATCACCCCAACCTACAGCCGGCCGGTCCAGAAGGCAGAGCTGACCCGTCTGGCCAACACCTTCCTCCACGTGCCCAACCTGCACTGGATCCTGGTTGAGGACTCTCAGCGACAAACCCTGCTAGTCACCAGGCTCCTTCAGGAAACAGGCCTGAACTACACCCACCTTAATGTGGAGACACCCAGGAACTATAAGCTGCGTGGGGACATGAGGGACCCCAGGATACCCCGGGGAACCATGCAGAGGAACCTGGCTCTGCGCTGGCTTAGAGAGACCTTCAGCCCCAACAACAGCAACAGCCAGCCTGGTATCGTCTACTTTGCAGACGATGATAACACCTATAGTCTGGATCTGTTTGAGGAG ATGCGTTCAACAAGGAAGGTGTCTGTGTGGCCTGTAGCCTTTGTGGGCGGCCTGCGGTACGAGTCCCCTAAAGTCAATACCCTGGGCAAGGTTTACGGCTGGAAGACTGTGTTTGACCCCAACCGACCCTTTGCCATAGACATGGCTGGGTTTGCGGTGAACCTCCGCCTCATTCTCTTTAAGCCTCAGGCCTACTTCAAGCTGCGAGGAGTCAAGGGAGGATACCAGGAGAGCAGCTTACTGCGGGAGCTGGTCACCCTCAGCGACCTGGAGCCCAAGGCTGCTAATTGCACTAAG GTACTTGTATGGCACACGAGGACAGAAAAGCCTGTCCTGGTGAACGAGGGAAAGAAAGGATTTACGGACTCCAACGTGGAGATATGA
- the LOC139423230 gene encoding galactosylgalactosylxylosylprotein 3-beta-glucuronosyltransferase 1-like isoform X5: MPKRRDILAIVLIVLPWTLLITVWHQSAITPLLAARKCKDDRHESRRDSRNTFTLKEPCTSENNKDIVEVVRTEYVYSRQPPWSDVLPTLHVITPTYSRPVQKAELTRLANTFLHVPNLHWILVEDSQRQTLLVTRLLQETGLNYTHLNVETPRNYKLRGDMRDPRIPRGTMQRNLALRWLRETFSPNNSNSQPGIVYFADDDNTYSLDLFEEMRSTRKVSVWPVAFVGGLRYESPKVNTLGKVYGWKTVFDPNRPFAIDMAGFAVNLRLILFKPQAYFKLRGVKGGYQESSLLRELVTLSDLEPKAANCTKVLVWHTRTEKPVLVNEGKKGFTDSNVEI, translated from the exons ATGCCGAAGAGACGAGACATTCTGGCCATCGTGTTGATCGTGTTGCCTTGGACGCTACTTATCACTGTTTGGCATCAGAGTGCCATCACCCCTCTGCTAGCTGCTCGAAAGTGTAAAG ATGACAGACATGAGAGTCGGCGAGACTCCCGGAACACCTTCACCCTCAAGGAGCCCTGCACCTCAGAGAACAACAAGGACATTGTGGAGGTTGTGCGCACCGAGTACGTCTACAGCCGCCAGCCGCCCTGGTCTGATGTCCTCCCCACCCTCCACGTCATCACCCCAACCTACAGCCGGCCGGTCCAGAAGGCAGAGCTGACCCGTCTGGCCAACACCTTCCTCCACGTGCCCAACCTGCACTGGATCCTGGTTGAGGACTCTCAGCGACAAACCCTGCTAGTCACCAGGCTCCTTCAGGAAACAGGCCTGAACTACACCCACCTTAATGTGGAGACACCCAGGAACTATAAGCTGCGTGGGGACATGAGGGACCCCAGGATACCCCGGGGAACCATGCAGAGGAACCTGGCTCTGCGCTGGCTTAGAGAGACCTTCAGCCCCAACAACAGCAACAGCCAGCCTGGTATCGTCTACTTTGCAGACGATGATAACACCTATAGTCTGGATCTGTTTGAGGAG ATGCGTTCAACAAGGAAGGTGTCTGTGTGGCCTGTAGCCTTTGTGGGCGGCCTGCGGTACGAGTCCCCTAAAGTCAATACCCTGGGCAAGGTTTACGGCTGGAAGACTGTGTTTGACCCCAACCGACCCTTTGCCATAGACATGGCTGGGTTTGCGGTGAACCTCCGCCTCATTCTCTTTAAGCCTCAGGCCTACTTCAAGCTGCGAGGAGTCAAGGGAGGATACCAGGAGAGCAGCTTACTGCGGGAGCTGGTCACCCTCAGCGACCTGGAGCCCAAGGCTGCTAATTGCACTAAG GTACTTGTATGGCACACGAGGACAGAAAAGCCTGTCCTGGTGAACGAGGGAAAGAAAGGATTTACGGACTCCAACGTGGAGATATGA
- the LOC139423230 gene encoding galactosylgalactosylxylosylprotein 3-beta-glucuronosyltransferase 1-like isoform X3: MPKRRDILAIVLIVLPWTLLITVWHQSAITPLLAARKCKDDRHESRRDSRNTFTLKEPCTSENNKDIVEVVRTEYVYSRQPPWSDVLPTLHVITPTYSRPVQKAELTRLANTFLHVPNLHWILVEDSQRQTLLVTRLLQETGLNYTHLNVETPRNYKLRGDMRDPRIPRGTMQRNLALRWLRETFSPNNSNSQPGIVYFADDDNTYSLDLFEEMRSTRKVSVWPVAFVGGLRYESPKVNTLGKVYGWKTVFDPNRPFAIDMAGFAVNLRLILFKPQAYFKLRGVKGGYQESSLLRELVTLSDLEPKAANCTKVYLDWLQDTDLMKITIQAAKLSSLNHKAHTYSQTHK, translated from the exons ATGCCGAAGAGACGAGACATTCTGGCCATCGTGTTGATCGTGTTGCCTTGGACGCTACTTATCACTGTTTGGCATCAGAGTGCCATCACCCCTCTGCTAGCTGCTCGAAAGTGTAAAG ATGACAGACATGAGAGTCGGCGAGACTCCCGGAACACCTTCACCCTCAAGGAGCCCTGCACCTCAGAGAACAACAAGGACATTGTGGAGGTTGTGCGCACCGAGTACGTCTACAGCCGCCAGCCGCCCTGGTCTGATGTCCTCCCCACCCTCCACGTCATCACCCCAACCTACAGCCGGCCGGTCCAGAAGGCAGAGCTGACCCGTCTGGCCAACACCTTCCTCCACGTGCCCAACCTGCACTGGATCCTGGTTGAGGACTCTCAGCGACAAACCCTGCTAGTCACCAGGCTCCTTCAGGAAACAGGCCTGAACTACACCCACCTTAATGTGGAGACACCCAGGAACTATAAGCTGCGTGGGGACATGAGGGACCCCAGGATACCCCGGGGAACCATGCAGAGGAACCTGGCTCTGCGCTGGCTTAGAGAGACCTTCAGCCCCAACAACAGCAACAGCCAGCCTGGTATCGTCTACTTTGCAGACGATGATAACACCTATAGTCTGGATCTGTTTGAGGAG ATGCGTTCAACAAGGAAGGTGTCTGTGTGGCCTGTAGCCTTTGTGGGCGGCCTGCGGTACGAGTCCCCTAAAGTCAATACCCTGGGCAAGGTTTACGGCTGGAAGACTGTGTTTGACCCCAACCGACCCTTTGCCATAGACATGGCTGGGTTTGCGGTGAACCTCCGCCTCATTCTCTTTAAGCCTCAGGCCTACTTCAAGCTGCGAGGAGTCAAGGGAGGATACCAGGAGAGCAGCTTACTGCGGGAGCTGGTCACCCTCAGCGACCTGGAGCCCAAGGCTGCTAATTGCACTAAG gtCTATCTTGATTGGTTACAGGACACAGACCTGATGAAGATCACCATTCAGGCAGCAAAGCTCAGCAGCCTTAATCACAaggcacacacatactcacaaacacataaataa